In Promicromonospora sp. Populi, one genomic interval encodes:
- a CDS encoding SCO7613 C-terminal domain-containing membrane protein: protein MSPTWADDVIARLTDTTRCPACGEHLASVVCAACGLDISVREAREVWRLSVDTADLLRERETLLDGMRRTQPGAHLAGRDDAPRVAAAQSPAPAVSAPSAPRVSASVPDAFAPPASAPASQAPHQAATVLPPVDQPTRPDQPTRPDQNAGPSQPAQPGGPSVPTGPVVATPAKPAGPGISLQPILAGAGAALLAVSAVVFVFFTFGDNLLLRAVVTGIVTAAAVTVGAMLRRAGLRTTSEAVAALAVVLAWVDVELGLQAGLLGALDPALARAVVLAVLAPGFVALGSWLRVRSWVSAGLVTAPLVPVLAAFGLPGSAWSTWWWAIGVGLMSIAAWAALRTAPVVGARSGTRLVAETWVLRVVRAVGFPLALAVSFVAEPVPPLSAVGATAFLWASVVVVAALLGYWLRVRSWFSAALLAAPVIPVLVAAALPGSVWSVWWWVLALLVVALVAWAVLRVLPTLADRLGGPATFELESGLLRVVRAAGPPLALAVSLGAQAMPPLTRLGATALLWSGVVVVVALLGYWLRVRSWTSAALLAAPVIPVLVVAAQPASMWAGWWVLAFALVALVAWAAERALVAFTDRFATQFTVETRVLHVVRAAGFPLALATSFVAGAAPPLSALGTTALLWSAVVVTSAALGARLRVRSWVSAGLLSAPAIPVLVAVALPGSAWSMWWWVLALVLVALVAWAALRMLPAVTRRLAPGAREIAPEGAPAFGVEQGLLRVVRAAGLPAALAASALASLATPIEPLTRLGTTTVLWSAVAVAGLLLGHALRVRAWTSAGVLAVPGVPLLLLGAVALPDGSWLPALGVLTAALMTLLARAAAIVSGPRIGSRLQAESRVLDVVAAVAVPIAVLLAFDARQPTWLPGLGGTAALVALAAVTVAVLRRVTHHRPWTVVGGVLAVAAGGLLGVEASVSVAGWVPFGAACAWTVLALATAPRLLRRAGLGSVRGALAPATRDDLLLSGWIVAAVAALPALLLVLRRVPDAWFAALSAPHLGWTVPSGALVAPGSTGLMVGATETLGSLPWAHLGTVALAVVTLLAARLAPRGRAGGAARPGRRTEAVAAPWLVLLAALGIALDPRLTTVVSLAALVVLACTLVAATAVRSTAWRGLRPGVGAVQGATRALVRASGRLRVLGGTRIAGADLRLARVVALTGAVGATGLLLVLSWVSRPTTAAGALVVCALLLSFRGVLRPATHPWLVGAGYVYPLVVLGVVLGWLDLPTVAVICTVSAVASLVTIVVTLGGRTSRNEWYVVLGVTAGPFAAGVVTVVFERTWWSAGAAAAMLALELVLLLTARTGLAGAVRSGAAFLLLPTASVMVTSAGAMILDVSGSPYVLPTTALFVSAVAGGAARIAERITTRVPDAGPGLAAGVRRGLERSALLTGAITIFLAYARPAAGPDIAVAVLLLLAAGAVLVAREPGRRRVWQLAAALALAALWTALAGGEVRLVEAYTLPPALGAVVVGAFLAWRISRRPETTRPGQSPAGPATHAWRLAAVGAGLAVVPSLIVLVTRTEPADWRAFALVGGAAIALGAAYALGWPGLRERFAFLRDEWTRPVRRGLVAVAALAALGGAVESLHVAREPMLWLGSSGATSSDRAPLPRLAWLDGAPLGEPIGAGWVFAVGLSWALLAGALLIAAAIMARRQASARSALLLDRWGLAPGLVLATLGVVANTRPVWGSIVALLVLELVLLGVLVLVTRRVGRSVVSAPPWLVWLCAAAVGIAAWSPRELRVEAFSVLLGVGLIWSGATALRRWVAAGEPKDAAGTLMTWPVGYGGSWRTIGWGLAALVGPSVLSTATDPLTIRASWVVLAALAAVLVGSRLRLSAPFWIGVWTLAVEVLVVFAKLGVGVSPLPWILTLVPAAVVLLIIATLDERRTSASGGTAAYLRDLR, encoded by the coding sequence ATGTCTCCGACCTGGGCCGACGACGTCATCGCCCGCCTCACCGACACCACAAGGTGCCCTGCCTGCGGGGAGCACCTCGCCTCTGTGGTGTGCGCCGCGTGCGGGCTCGACATCTCGGTCCGCGAAGCGCGCGAGGTGTGGCGCCTCTCGGTGGACACGGCGGATCTTCTGCGCGAGCGGGAGACGCTGCTCGACGGCATGCGGCGGACGCAACCCGGGGCGCACCTGGCCGGGCGGGACGACGCCCCGCGGGTAGCTGCCGCTCAGTCGCCCGCGCCGGCCGTATCCGCGCCGTCCGCACCGCGCGTCTCGGCGTCGGTCCCGGATGCGTTCGCCCCGCCGGCATCAGCACCGGCCTCGCAGGCTCCGCACCAGGCAGCGACGGTACTGCCGCCCGTGGACCAGCCCACCCGACCGGACCAGCCCACGCGACCGGACCAGAACGCCGGACCGAGCCAGCCTGCCCAACCAGGCGGCCCGTCCGTCCCGACAGGCCCGGTCGTCGCCACGCCGGCGAAACCGGCCGGCCCAGGCATCTCCCTGCAGCCGATCCTCGCGGGTGCGGGTGCCGCGCTGCTCGCGGTGTCGGCAGTGGTGTTCGTGTTCTTCACGTTCGGCGACAACTTGCTGCTGCGCGCGGTCGTGACGGGGATCGTCACCGCCGCGGCGGTGACGGTCGGGGCCATGCTGCGCCGGGCCGGGTTGCGTACCACCAGCGAGGCGGTGGCTGCGCTGGCGGTGGTGCTGGCGTGGGTGGACGTCGAGCTGGGTCTGCAGGCGGGCCTGCTCGGCGCGCTTGATCCGGCGCTGGCGCGGGCAGTGGTGCTCGCAGTGCTGGCCCCCGGGTTCGTGGCGCTCGGGTCGTGGCTGCGGGTGCGGTCCTGGGTGTCGGCGGGGCTGGTCACGGCGCCCCTGGTGCCGGTGCTGGCGGCGTTCGGTCTGCCCGGGTCGGCTTGGTCGACGTGGTGGTGGGCGATCGGGGTGGGGCTGATGTCGATTGCGGCGTGGGCGGCGCTGCGGACGGCGCCGGTCGTCGGCGCGCGGTCCGGTACGCGGCTCGTCGCCGAGACGTGGGTGCTGCGGGTCGTGCGTGCTGTCGGGTTCCCGCTCGCGCTGGCCGTCTCGTTCGTGGCAGAGCCGGTTCCGCCGTTGAGCGCGGTGGGCGCTACGGCCTTCCTGTGGGCCAGCGTGGTGGTGGTCGCGGCGCTGCTGGGGTACTGGCTGCGGGTCCGGTCGTGGTTCTCTGCCGCCCTGCTCGCCGCCCCGGTGATCCCGGTGCTGGTGGCGGCTGCGCTGCCCGGCTCCGTGTGGTCGGTCTGGTGGTGGGTGCTCGCGCTGCTGGTGGTAGCCCTCGTGGCCTGGGCGGTGCTACGCGTGCTCCCGACGCTCGCCGATCGGCTCGGCGGCCCGGCGACGTTCGAGCTCGAGTCGGGCTTGCTGCGGGTGGTGCGGGCCGCCGGACCGCCGCTGGCCCTCGCCGTCTCGCTCGGGGCGCAGGCCATGCCGCCGCTGACCAGGCTGGGCGCTACGGCGCTCCTGTGGTCCGGCGTTGTGGTGGTCGTGGCGCTGCTGGGGTACTGGCTGCGGGTCCGGTCGTGGACCTCCGCCGCTCTGCTCGCCGCCCCGGTGATCCCGGTGCTTGTGGTCGCGGCGCAGCCCGCCTCGATGTGGGCGGGGTGGTGGGTCCTCGCGTTCGCGCTGGTCGCGCTCGTCGCCTGGGCCGCCGAGCGGGCGCTGGTCGCGTTCACCGATCGGTTCGCCACACAGTTCACCGTCGAGACGCGGGTGCTGCACGTTGTGCGTGCTGCCGGCTTCCCGCTGGCGCTGGCTACCTCGTTCGTCGCGGGGGCGGCGCCCCCGCTGAGCGCCCTGGGTACGACGGCGCTCCTGTGGTCGGCGGTAGTGGTTACCTCGGCCGCACTCGGGGCCCGGCTGCGGGTGCGCTCCTGGGTGTCGGCGGGGTTGCTGTCGGCCCCGGCGATCCCGGTGCTGGTGGCGGTCGCGCTGCCCGGGTCGGCGTGGTCGATGTGGTGGTGGGTGCTCGCGCTGGTGCTGGTCGCCCTGGTGGCGTGGGCGGCGCTGCGGATGCTCCCGGCCGTCACGCGCCGCCTTGCACCGGGCGCCCGTGAGATCGCCCCCGAGGGCGCCCCGGCCTTCGGCGTCGAACAGGGCTTGCTCCGGGTGGTGCGTGCGGCCGGGCTGCCGGCCGCGCTTGCGGCGTCGGCTCTGGCCTCGCTCGCAACGCCGATCGAGCCGCTGACCCGGCTGGGCACCACCACCGTCCTGTGGTCCGCGGTAGCTGTCGCCGGGCTGCTGCTCGGTCATGCGCTGCGCGTCCGGGCGTGGACGTCGGCCGGAGTCCTCGCGGTACCGGGAGTTCCGTTGCTGCTGCTGGGCGCCGTCGCGCTGCCCGACGGTTCGTGGCTGCCCGCGCTGGGGGTCCTCACCGCAGCGCTCATGACGCTGCTCGCGCGCGCCGCGGCCATCGTCTCCGGCCCTCGGATCGGGTCCCGGCTGCAGGCCGAGAGCCGGGTGCTCGACGTCGTGGCCGCGGTGGCGGTGCCGATCGCCGTGCTCCTGGCGTTCGACGCGCGGCAGCCGACCTGGCTGCCCGGGCTGGGCGGCACGGCGGCACTGGTCGCCCTGGCGGCCGTGACCGTAGCGGTGCTGCGGCGGGTCACACACCACCGGCCCTGGACGGTCGTCGGCGGGGTGCTCGCGGTCGCCGCGGGTGGCCTGCTCGGTGTCGAGGCGAGCGTGTCCGTCGCGGGCTGGGTCCCGTTCGGCGCGGCGTGCGCGTGGACGGTGCTCGCGCTCGCGACCGCTCCGCGCCTGCTCAGGCGGGCCGGCCTCGGCTCCGTCCGCGGGGCGCTCGCCCCGGCCACGCGGGACGACCTGCTGCTGAGCGGCTGGATCGTCGCGGCCGTCGCCGCGCTGCCCGCCCTGTTGCTGGTCCTGCGGCGGGTGCCGGACGCGTGGTTCGCCGCCTTGTCGGCGCCCCACCTCGGCTGGACCGTGCCCTCCGGGGCCCTTGTCGCTCCGGGATCGACAGGTCTTATGGTCGGGGCGACCGAGACCCTGGGGAGCCTGCCCTGGGCGCACCTGGGCACCGTCGCGCTCGCGGTAGTCACGCTGCTTGCGGCCAGGCTCGCCCCGCGAGGGCGGGCCGGAGGAGCCGCCCGCCCCGGCCGGCGTACAGAGGCCGTCGCGGCCCCTTGGCTGGTGCTGCTCGCCGCACTCGGGATCGCGCTCGACCCGCGCCTGACCACCGTGGTCTCGCTCGCTGCCCTGGTGGTGCTCGCGTGCACGCTCGTCGCGGCGACGGCGGTCCGGTCGACCGCATGGCGGGGGCTACGGCCGGGCGTCGGGGCCGTGCAGGGCGCGACACGCGCACTGGTCCGCGCCTCGGGGCGCCTGCGTGTGCTCGGCGGCACCCGGATCGCCGGTGCGGACCTGCGCCTCGCCCGGGTAGTGGCGCTGACCGGGGCGGTCGGGGCGACCGGCCTGCTGCTCGTGCTGTCCTGGGTCTCGCGTCCGACGACGGCGGCCGGCGCGCTCGTCGTCTGCGCGCTGCTGCTGTCGTTCCGCGGTGTGCTGCGGCCCGCGACGCACCCCTGGCTGGTCGGCGCGGGGTACGTGTACCCGCTGGTCGTCCTGGGTGTTGTGCTCGGCTGGCTCGACCTGCCGACCGTCGCCGTGATCTGCACGGTCTCGGCGGTCGCCTCGCTCGTGACCATCGTGGTCACCCTCGGTGGACGCACCTCGCGGAACGAGTGGTACGTGGTGCTCGGCGTGACCGCCGGGCCGTTCGCGGCCGGCGTCGTGACCGTGGTGTTCGAGCGCACCTGGTGGTCGGCGGGCGCCGCCGCGGCCATGCTGGCCCTCGAGCTGGTGCTGCTGCTCACGGCCCGCACCGGCCTGGCGGGCGCGGTCCGGTCCGGGGCCGCGTTCCTGCTGCTGCCGACGGCGTCCGTCATGGTCACCAGTGCGGGCGCGATGATCCTGGATGTCTCCGGGTCCCCGTACGTCCTGCCGACCACCGCGCTGTTCGTTTCGGCGGTCGCAGGCGGCGCGGCCCGGATCGCGGAACGGATAACCACCCGGGTGCCGGACGCCGGTCCCGGCCTCGCCGCCGGCGTGCGCCGTGGCCTGGAGCGGTCCGCGCTGCTCACGGGCGCCATCACCATCTTCCTCGCCTACGCGCGACCCGCCGCGGGGCCGGACATCGCGGTCGCGGTGCTGCTGCTGCTCGCAGCCGGCGCCGTGCTTGTCGCCCGGGAGCCGGGCCGCCGGCGCGTCTGGCAGCTTGCCGCCGCACTGGCGCTCGCGGCGCTGTGGACCGCACTGGCCGGTGGCGAGGTGCGGCTGGTCGAGGCGTACACGCTCCCGCCCGCGCTCGGCGCGGTGGTCGTCGGTGCGTTCCTGGCCTGGCGCATCAGCCGCAGGCCCGAGACGACACGGCCCGGCCAGAGTCCGGCCGGGCCGGCGACGCATGCCTGGCGGCTCGCCGCCGTCGGTGCGGGGCTTGCCGTGGTGCCGAGCCTCATCGTCCTGGTGACCCGCACCGAGCCGGCCGACTGGCGCGCGTTCGCGCTGGTGGGCGGCGCTGCGATCGCTCTGGGTGCCGCGTACGCCCTGGGGTGGCCGGGCCTGCGGGAGCGGTTTGCCTTCCTGCGGGACGAGTGGACTCGGCCGGTCCGGCGCGGGCTGGTCGCGGTTGCGGCGCTGGCCGCCCTGGGCGGAGCCGTCGAGTCGCTCCATGTCGCCCGCGAACCGATGCTCTGGCTCGGGTCCAGCGGCGCGACGTCGAGCGACCGCGCTCCCCTGCCCCGCTTGGCGTGGTTGGACGGCGCTCCCCTCGGGGAACCGATCGGCGCCGGCTGGGTGTTCGCCGTCGGCCTCAGCTGGGCCCTCCTGGCCGGTGCGCTCCTGATCGCGGCCGCGATCATGGCCCGCCGCCAGGCGAGCGCACGATCGGCGCTGCTGCTCGACCGCTGGGGCCTGGCGCCCGGCCTGGTGCTCGCGACGCTCGGCGTCGTGGCCAACACCCGGCCCGTGTGGGGCTCGATCGTGGCGCTGCTGGTCCTGGAGCTGGTGCTGCTCGGGGTGCTCGTGCTGGTCACGAGGCGGGTGGGGCGGTCGGTGGTCAGCGCACCGCCGTGGCTGGTCTGGTTGTGCGCCGCCGCCGTCGGGATCGCCGCGTGGTCGCCGCGCGAGCTGCGTGTCGAGGCGTTCTCGGTGCTGCTCGGCGTCGGCCTGATCTGGTCGGGCGCGACCGCGCTGCGCCGCTGGGTGGCGGCAGGCGAGCCCAAGGACGCGGCCGGCACGCTCATGACCTGGCCCGTCGGCTACGGCGGGTCCTGGCGCACCATCGGCTGGGGTCTTGCGGCTCTGGTCGGACCCTCGGTGCTGTCCACGGCGACCGACCCGCTGACGATCCGCGCCTCCTGGGTGGTGCTGGCCGCGCTGGCGGCGGTCCTCGTCGGATCCCGGCTGCGCCTGTCGGCACCGTTCTGGATCGGGGTGTGGACCCTGGCGGTCGAGGTGCTCGTCGTGTTCGCCAAGCTCGGAGTCGGCGTCTCGCCGCTGCCGTGGATCCTGACGCTCGTGCCGGCCGCCGTCGTCCTGCTCATCATCGCCACGCTCGACGAACGGAGGACCTCCGCCTCCGGCGGCACCGCGGCGTACCTGCGCGACCTGCGCTGA
- a CDS encoding alpha/beta hydrolase, which yields MDDSGNDWTEDVLGAGFEARTLRLPGGAEATLVRYTPDDGAALDGAAPDDGATPGVGRPPVLYVHGFTDYFFQRHLAEAVAGRGYPFYAVDLRGHGRSIDSWTVGGGDTNMVNRLELYYEDLDAAVDVITADGHTGLVLMGHSTGGLITSLYADVRPDRVTAMVLNSPWFDLRGTWLERGPITQAIYVLGRIAPRTVVSTLAAGYGRALNRASGGEWDYDLRWKPYAGFPVRAGWLAAIRRGHRKIARGLSVQCPVLMCTSDRTGRDDAEAAELLSTDAVLDVAHMLARGPGLGPDVDISIIEGGAHDLVLSPKPARDKYLTTVLDWLDAKV from the coding sequence GTGGACGACAGCGGGAACGACTGGACCGAGGACGTGCTGGGCGCGGGCTTCGAGGCCCGCACGCTCCGGCTTCCCGGGGGCGCCGAGGCGACCCTGGTCCGCTACACACCCGACGACGGCGCTGCGCTCGACGGCGCTGCGCCCGACGACGGCGCGACGCCCGGCGTCGGGCGGCCGCCGGTGCTGTACGTGCACGGGTTCACCGACTACTTCTTCCAGCGGCACCTCGCCGAGGCCGTCGCCGGTCGGGGGTACCCGTTCTACGCCGTCGACCTACGCGGGCACGGCCGCTCCATCGATTCATGGACCGTGGGCGGCGGCGACACCAACATGGTCAACCGGCTGGAGCTCTATTACGAGGACCTCGACGCCGCCGTCGACGTCATCACCGCAGACGGCCACACCGGCCTGGTGCTCATGGGGCACTCCACGGGCGGTCTCATCACCTCGCTGTACGCCGACGTGCGCCCGGACCGCGTGACCGCCATGGTGCTGAACAGCCCCTGGTTCGACCTGAGGGGCACCTGGCTCGAGCGGGGGCCGATCACCCAGGCAATCTACGTGCTCGGGCGGATAGCGCCGCGCACCGTGGTGTCCACGCTGGCGGCGGGGTACGGCCGCGCCCTGAACCGGGCATCGGGCGGCGAGTGGGACTACGACCTGCGGTGGAAGCCGTACGCCGGCTTCCCCGTCCGCGCCGGGTGGCTGGCCGCGATCCGACGCGGCCACCGCAAGATCGCGCGCGGGCTGTCCGTGCAGTGCCCGGTCCTCATGTGCACCAGCGACCGCACGGGGCGCGACGACGCCGAGGCCGCCGAGCTGCTCAGCACGGACGCGGTGCTCGACGTCGCGCACATGCTCGCGCGCGGTCCAGGGCTGGGGCCGGACGTGGACATCTCGATCATCGAGGGCGGCGCCCACGACCTCGTGCTGTCCCCCAAGCCCGCCCGGGACAAGTACCTGACCACGGTGCTGGACTGGCTGGACGCCAAGGTCTGA
- a CDS encoding MFS transporter has product MTPLTPQRARQVFLLLTLTRWFPVGLIVTVTTLLPIERGLSVPEALTALSLTGFTVFLLELPTSGLADALGRRPVLIAAAIFQVAAAVLFLTAQTFWTFALAAAVTGIFRALDSGPLEAWFVDTVHATEPGADVDQPLAAQSTVLGASIAIGALVSGGLIWWHPFDAWSAMALPYAVYAALSLVHLVVVTTLVREVPRTLAPVADGAVTDGAVAGGAVAGGPGATPAPPPSGKSGAGVAGRVLASARLAPGVIRDGLRLARDNRVLRWLLLVEVFWSVGMVVYETFQPIRLSELLGGTEAAAAVSGPVAAVGWAVFAGGAALSGLATPRLGVARTAIVARVLNGLGAVWMGLALGPVGLIAAYFVTYGLHGASGPAYQTLLHREAEARNRSTVLSMASMLSFLAYSLGAPALGWAAGALSTPTAMVLGGVFSTLGALCFLPALRRERMLAAAAA; this is encoded by the coding sequence ATGACTCCCCTGACGCCGCAGCGCGCCCGGCAGGTCTTTCTGCTGCTGACCCTGACCCGGTGGTTCCCGGTCGGGCTGATCGTCACGGTGACGACGCTGCTGCCGATCGAGCGCGGCCTGTCGGTGCCCGAGGCGCTCACCGCGCTGTCGCTGACCGGGTTCACGGTGTTCCTGCTGGAGCTGCCCACCAGCGGCCTCGCCGACGCCCTGGGCCGCCGCCCCGTCCTGATCGCGGCCGCGATCTTCCAGGTGGCGGCAGCCGTCCTGTTCCTCACCGCGCAGACCTTCTGGACGTTCGCCCTGGCCGCGGCCGTCACCGGCATCTTCCGGGCGCTCGACTCCGGGCCGCTGGAGGCCTGGTTCGTCGACACGGTGCACGCGACCGAGCCCGGGGCCGACGTCGATCAGCCGCTGGCCGCGCAGAGCACCGTGCTCGGCGCCTCGATCGCCATCGGTGCCCTCGTCTCGGGCGGCCTCATCTGGTGGCACCCGTTCGACGCGTGGTCCGCGATGGCACTCCCCTACGCGGTGTACGCGGCGCTCTCGCTGGTGCATCTGGTCGTCGTGACCACCCTGGTCCGCGAGGTGCCCCGCACCCTGGCGCCCGTTGCCGACGGCGCCGTGACCGACGGGGCGGTAGCAGGCGGCGCGGTAGCAGGCGGGCCCGGAGCGACGCCGGCCCCGCCGCCGTCGGGCAAGAGCGGCGCGGGGGTGGCGGGGCGGGTGCTCGCGTCGGCACGCCTGGCGCCCGGGGTGATCCGCGACGGCCTGCGTCTGGCGCGGGACAACCGGGTGCTGCGGTGGCTGCTGCTGGTCGAGGTGTTCTGGAGCGTGGGCATGGTGGTGTACGAGACGTTCCAGCCGATCCGCCTGTCCGAGCTCCTGGGCGGGACCGAGGCCGCGGCCGCGGTCTCCGGCCCGGTCGCGGCCGTCGGCTGGGCGGTGTTCGCGGGCGGGGCCGCGCTGAGCGGCCTCGCCACGCCCCGGCTCGGTGTGGCCCGCACGGCGATCGTGGCGCGCGTCCTGAACGGTCTCGGGGCCGTGTGGATGGGGCTCGCGCTCGGCCCGGTCGGCCTGATCGCTGCGTACTTCGTGACCTACGGGCTGCACGGTGCGTCCGGACCCGCCTACCAGACCCTGCTGCACCGAGAGGCCGAGGCCCGGAACCGCTCGACGGTGCTGTCGATGGCGTCGATGCTCTCGTTCCTGGCGTACTCCCTGGGCGCCCCGGCCCTCGGCTGGGCGGCGGGCGCGCTGTCCACACCGACCGCCATGGTGCTCGGCGGCGTGTTCAGCACCCTGGGCGCCCTGTGCTTCCTGCCCGCGCTCCGCCGTGAGCGGATGCTGGCCGCCGCCGCTGCTTAG
- a CDS encoding winged helix-turn-helix domain-containing protein codes for MSASHDDFRLTPEAVKVLAHPLRSRLLGTLRRGGPATATTLATTLSTNSGATSYHLRKLESVGLVADTGEGAGKQRLWRAATSSHSWERSELAHDEDATTALGWLERDYLRLFSTDFGHWLDVAEAWPSEWQDATGMGDAWVTVNPERLQALRRELDEVLERYRDADPDAAPDARRVHFWQAAFPLEPDDVPETEKP; via the coding sequence ATGTCCGCTTCCCATGACGACTTCCGCCTCACGCCCGAGGCGGTCAAGGTCCTCGCCCATCCGCTGCGCTCGCGCCTGCTCGGCACCCTGCGGCGGGGCGGTCCGGCGACTGCGACCACGCTCGCGACAACACTGAGCACCAACTCGGGCGCCACCAGCTATCACCTGCGCAAGCTCGAGTCCGTCGGCCTGGTCGCGGACACCGGCGAGGGCGCGGGCAAGCAGCGCCTGTGGCGCGCCGCCACGAGCTCCCACAGCTGGGAGCGGTCGGAGCTGGCGCACGACGAGGACGCCACCACCGCGCTCGGCTGGCTGGAGCGCGACTACCTGCGGCTGTTCAGCACCGACTTCGGGCACTGGCTCGACGTCGCCGAGGCGTGGCCCAGCGAGTGGCAGGACGCCACGGGCATGGGCGACGCGTGGGTGACCGTGAACCCGGAACGGCTCCAGGCGCTACGCAGGGAGCTGGACGAGGTCCTCGAGCGCTACCGCGATGCCGACCCCGACGCCGCCCCCGACGCTCGCCGCGTGCACTTCTGGCAGGCGGCATTCCCGCTGGAGCCGGACGACGTCCCCGAGACGGAGAAACCATGA
- a CDS encoding sulfite exporter TauE/SafE family protein: protein MTGWEQLAVLGAGLGAGILSSTVGVASLLSFPVLLAIGLPPVVANASNTVGLVPAGISGSFGYRQELREHPAVTLAVLVTCAVGAVGGAVLLLALPSSVFEAVVPWLILTSCLLVGAQPWISRWLRRTRDEPARLRHQMSPVTAVFSVLTGAYGGYFGAGAGVMMVAVLGLGTDLRVQVVNGLRTISLLAANIVATVIFVFAADVDWLAIGLLGAGSLVGGYVGARIGRKIPPTVFRVLVVIAGVVTAVVMLL, encoded by the coding sequence ATGACCGGCTGGGAGCAGCTCGCCGTGCTCGGCGCGGGGCTCGGGGCGGGCATCCTCTCCTCGACCGTCGGCGTCGCCTCGCTGCTGAGCTTCCCTGTGCTGCTCGCGATCGGGCTACCGCCCGTCGTCGCGAACGCGTCCAACACGGTGGGCCTCGTGCCCGCCGGCATCAGCGGGTCGTTCGGCTACCGCCAGGAGCTGCGCGAGCACCCGGCCGTCACCCTGGCCGTGCTCGTGACCTGCGCGGTCGGCGCGGTGGGCGGGGCAGTCCTGCTGCTCGCGCTCCCGTCCAGCGTCTTCGAAGCCGTGGTGCCCTGGCTGATCCTGACCTCCTGCCTGCTGGTCGGTGCACAGCCGTGGATCAGCCGGTGGCTGCGCCGTACGCGCGACGAGCCCGCCCGCCTGCGGCACCAGATGTCCCCGGTGACCGCCGTCTTCTCGGTCCTGACCGGCGCGTACGGCGGCTACTTCGGCGCCGGGGCCGGCGTCATGATGGTCGCCGTGCTTGGGCTCGGGACCGACCTGCGGGTGCAGGTTGTCAACGGCCTGAGGACCATCTCCCTGCTCGCGGCGAACATCGTGGCGACCGTCATCTTCGTGTTCGCCGCCGACGTCGACTGGCTGGCGATCGGCCTGCTCGGCGCCGGGTCCTTGGTGGGCGGCTACGTCGGAGCCCGTATCGGCCGCAAGATCCCGCCGACCGTGTTCCGGGTGCTGGTGGTCATCGCGGGTGTGGTCACCGCCGTCGTCATGCTCCTCTGA
- a CDS encoding FadR/GntR family transcriptional regulator: MTPQAPAELPTPLARTRLYEQVAEQITAWIRQNGLAAGDRLPPERELAARLGVSRATLSQALVALEVVGVVVVRHGDGTVLTGKLSESRIVEAIRAHADRMPEIIDIRDALETKIAALAAQRRTEDDLAAIDASLDAMEAAIEHGERGVDADEQFHAAVTAAAHSELLSQTMREIASLIRESRIESLSQPGRPRNSLTGHRAIAAAIRKRDPEAAAAAMHAHVEMVSDVALLRENER, encoded by the coding sequence GTGACTCCTCAGGCTCCCGCCGAACTGCCGACGCCGCTGGCCCGCACCCGCCTCTACGAGCAGGTAGCGGAGCAGATCACCGCCTGGATCCGGCAGAACGGGCTTGCCGCAGGGGATCGCCTGCCGCCGGAGCGTGAGCTCGCGGCGCGCCTCGGTGTCAGCCGCGCGACCCTCAGCCAGGCGCTCGTCGCGCTGGAGGTGGTGGGCGTCGTCGTGGTGCGGCACGGCGACGGCACGGTGCTGACCGGCAAGCTCAGCGAGAGCCGCATCGTCGAGGCCATCCGCGCGCACGCCGACCGGATGCCCGAGATCATCGACATCCGGGACGCCCTGGAGACCAAGATCGCCGCGCTGGCCGCGCAGCGCCGCACCGAGGACGACCTCGCGGCCATCGACGCGTCCCTGGACGCGATGGAGGCGGCCATCGAGCACGGCGAGCGCGGGGTCGACGCCGACGAGCAGTTCCACGCGGCTGTCACGGCGGCAGCGCACTCCGAGCTGCTGTCCCAGACCATGCGGGAGATCGCCAGCCTGATCCGGGAGAGCCGGATCGAGTCCCTCTCCCAGCCCGGGCGGCCACGCAACTCCCTCACGGGGCACCGGGCCATCGCCGCCGCGATCCGCAAGCGCGACCCCGAGGCGGCCGCCGCAGCCATGCATGCCCACGTCGAGATGGTCAGCGACGTGGCACTCCTGCGGGAGAACGAGCGATGA